The Podarcis raffonei isolate rPodRaf1 chromosome 7, rPodRaf1.pri, whole genome shotgun sequence nucleotide sequence gtattgctctattattctttcttgcatttggttcttgttctctagagcttccactttggaggttagattgttgattagtacctgcatgggagccattgtggccttcagtgtttcttctaatcgtgcttttaatcttgcttccatttccctcaggtctcgtttcgttactgggcggtcatcatcttgaaggggagttaccatcttagcattgtttgccatctccctggttggtgtcatctcagtctccctgatagttttggtttgaggttggcttggcgtccacttggggtagggcgtgtggtggttaggagttgtggcagtggtgattcctgagtattgttgggttgctgagctgatcagGCTTTGTTGGCTGATGGCTTGtgcagagcgtttggattaggtggtcatttgtgtcacttctagcctgtgttttaagaacttctgtagggcttctgtagttgcctcagcggtgccgccaaagcgggggggggggggcaggtaagaagatgagtagactctcctcttttttcccgtcggcagagatgggggcagcagcggtaaagttggggctcctttttctgtctttttcttcctctctccccctttctttctccctctttgctttagctccactgttctcctggttttggagctcctctgggctgttggggggggTCGGGTGCCTTTCCGGCTCAATCTCAGTCCTGGGGGAggtgttttggctcctttgatagactcccgggcacccccgattcctctctgctggcggTGTTGGCGGCAGCAGTCTTGGGAGCCCGGGAATCGGACAGGcagccttttactctggctggcttcaggagctcttttcGCGGagctcctctgatcgggaggaacttgctccgtggaaagcagggtctgactGCCATggtgaaggcggagaccctctgaaatcacaagcgggagaagcttgtgaacttgggattcggctagcaccttctgcgcctcccctactcgcggggaaaccctgttttggggatccggagcgacttggggtgagtggcacggtgcttcaaattgactgcttctttcacggagtgaagtcgcattgctgttgccggagagcgctgactttttcctgtggacaattgggttttaaacaactacccgtgagtagaacggaaaattggatctttaaataccttaatttggcaccgaaacggggaaggtcttaaacaggaagtccgccttccttttttgtaaatagattgaagcaaagacgttataagctaaagtctttgaaagcttttggcaaaggattaaatttccattggttaaaactacaaaaccccccttggaagcaggagaagaggggggaaattttggacttagcgagcctgcaggagagagtgaaaaaccaaattaccactgctctgaacctggaaaagggctgccagaaagagtgaagttttgggagagttcattgactgcgaacagagtatttttgacagctagttaaataagagaaagatactgtttccattgtcctcttctgcatttaaaaaggaggaaaagtaactgaaaattgaaactatctttatggcttgagttgtgtttgaaaggattgatacaagtggagactgtttccctttagagggagcctttgaaactgttacaggagtgtaactggggaatcaccagctgcaagataagaaattgtgagaaccagagattgaccttggaccatttaaaatgttgacagaagccattgtgacggtattatgtaagataagctattcgctggaacagcttcataagaagacggatgacatgtcttttaaaattgacaacttggaacaaaaagtgactaattggagacaaaaagtgagcaccaatacagaaataattcaggacttggtacaagaatctactttggcaggacaaattgtggaggagaaagagaaagctgtggttgttgagcctaaagtaatacaagcgggatccttagtcttacagaagcaaattgaggattacaagttgaggccttctatgattgaatctagaaaaagccagattttgaggtttggatcccggcttggacggaagaaggaaagttggaaagatccctctatgcagggattaactgacttctgggacatggacttgggtctggaggagattggagttctgggggcctttggatttggaggaattttgaaacatgtcatgaaacacCTTATAGACcttagtttcaactatggaaatttggctgacctgtccagaaggaataaaagcattgttaggtcggagtcttcccgagatctgttctttagcattaaagaatatgaagaagacctgcagaagggacctggaaaagagttaagagcctcggacataagatctccaggttgatggactatatggaattgatggaaaggactggcagaatccgaaaccagggagaggagatggtggaagaagattggagaatttaaagtttatatatagaaatactgtaaaattaatgagtgatagaaaaatggtggaaagaaattttatggccttagcagaaatgttataaggagttaagcatatataagtattttaatgaaaaataaggttaaaaaatatgttaagatatttataatatgatagaaaatagagaaagatggaaaggatttgctgaaacaattaatagaagtggaatacaaaaagggaggcgagaggaagtccttggcagcaaattccactgtcgaacagctcttactgtcaggaagttcttcctaatgtttaggtggaatcttctttcttgtagtttggatccattgctccgtgtctgcttctctggagcagcagaaaacaacctttctccctcctctatgtgacatccttttatatatttgaacatggctatcatatcaccccttaacctcctcttctccaggctaaacatgcccagctcccttagccgttcctcataaggcatcgtttccaggcctttgaccattttggttgccctcctctggacacgttccagtttgtcagtgtccttcttgaactgtggtgcccagaactggacacagtactccaggtgaggtctgaccagagcagaatacagtggcactattatttcccttgatctagatgctatactcctattgatgcagcccagaattgcattggcttttttagctgccgcgtcacactgttggctcatgtcaagtttgtggtcaaccaagactcctagatccttttcacatgtactgctctcaagccaggtgtcacccatcttgtatttgtgcctctcattttttttgcccaagtgcaatactttacatttctccctgttaaaattcatcttgtttgttttggcccagttctctaatctgtcaaggtcgttttgaagtgtgatcctgtcctctggggtgttagccacccctcccagttgtATTCTGTTATTTGTCGGTGACATTATTGTTATGCTAGGTGAGAATCAAGgagatccatgaggatctgtgccTTGGCTCAGTGGTGTTGTGGTGCTGGCAGGCACGGGATCTGTTTCTCTTTTTACTCTGCAGTCTACCAATGTAAATTGgtaatttgtattgtattgtattgtattggtaAAATGTAAatggaagtgggtggcgctgtgggtaaaacctcagcgcctaggacttgccgatcatcaggttggcggttcgaatccccacggcggggtgcgctcccgttgctcggtcccagcgcctgccaacctagcagttcgaaagcacccccgggtacaagtagataaatagggaccgcttactagcgggacggtaaacagcttttccgtgtgctgcgctggctcgtcagatgcagcttgtcacgctggccacgtgacccagaagtgtcttcggacagcgctggcccccagcctcttaagcgagatgggcgcgcaaccccagagttggacacaactggcccgtacgggcaggggtacctttacctttacctaccaatGTAAATTTTAATCTGATGGTAGTTTGGAGGAGGTACCGTATGTAAAACCAAGAGGATCCATTTTTTATTCTGCTAGGTTCGACTTTTACCCAGGGCCATGGAAaagcaaaaagtgtgtgtgtgctttctctgcatgtgcagaatgacaaggtggggaggggtggtgCCCACAATACTTTCTCAAATTTCCAAACAGGTCCAAAGACATTAGTGACTCCACATGGCAAGACAGACACTTCTACTGACATGCTTCTTCTGTCCAATGCATTTGGAGGCCGGGGCCCTGGGGGACAGAAGCTGTGCTTGCTCCATATGAGGAGAAAAATGCAGCGAGTCCTGTTTTAATGGTACACCCCTATACGTTATCTGGAGGTAGATTATGAAAGACATGAAAACACCCTCTCCAAATCAAAGAGGAAATGTCGATTACCGAGTGCAATAGGGAAGAAGCTATGGGTGGCATTTTGGATTTTGCAAATGTAAGGAAGCATGACGAAGATGGTATCTGTAATGTCCAAAGGTTGTACAAAGAGTCACATAACAACGATAAGAGTGGTGGTGCTGTACCTTCAGCTGAGGATGCCACCATGTTGCAATATGTTATCAAATCAGGAATGGGCTGTTACCACCAACACAGCTCCAGATCAAGTTGTTGAGTTGGATCCAACTAAATAGTTgaggtactgggagccaatgcaacaagtcctgctagtgcaacagggtttcccctcttctccccagtACCCCTGAGCTCCACAGATTGGCTCTAGGGGGGCTGGGAGAGCCCATAGaacagggaggaagagaggggagatggttccatcaggcaagcagaaatgacaTTGAATTCAACCACTAGGTTTACTCCAGCTAAAAATTTCCCCAAAAGGCATATGTGACCTTTATACTTCTACTTGTCTATTCCATGAAACTTCTACTTGTCTATGCCAGGTGTTCAACCAGACAACACCTTTCATGGCTATCCCTCTTACTTTACCAAGGGCGCTTCCAGATATCACTGCTTTCAGGTGGGAATCAATCACATAGTTAGAAATCCAGGTTGCACCATTACAGTTGTGTAACAACCCAGTTCCTGAAAAGAttggactacacacacacacacacacacacacacacacacacacacacacaggagaatgcactggaaagtgtgcttTGATGCAACACAAATAAGGGTGAATGCTTATTAAATAGCCAGCTTCATCTAATCTCTCTGCAAACACATCAGGATGCAtaatcaataaacatttcccaatttcCCGTTTGCTTTTCATTCCTATCTAATCAATTGTTGTTTCAAAATTGTTGCTTCGGTTTTCAATTTAGTACAGCTCCAGGCTGTATCTCTAATAGCTACATTGGAGTGAGTGAGTTGCTGCACATTCTCACAGCCCCATCCCTGTTTCCTCACAACTTTACACAATCTTTTAATTCACATGCCTCCTTTTCTTCTATTCCACACCGCTTAACAGCCTGAGCCCACAATTTCTTCTCTATGgtcacttccagactgtcactgttttgtgGGTGGGATGAAAATGCATACCTGTGAATTCAGGTTGCCCAGTTAAAGTAGATTAGGTGCTCCTGAACAGCaaaccctctttctctctcctcctgctccgTGGACTgtttgtggttaagaaagtgacaggaaaatgccctggtggaaagtgtgggacaggggtaggcaaactaaggcccgggggccggatgtggcccaatcgccttctaaatccggcccgcggacagtctgggaatcagcatgtttttacatgagtagaatgtgtccttttatttaaaatgcatctctgggttatttgtggggcataggaattcgttcatccccccccccaaaaatatagtctagcccaccacatggtctgagagacggtggactggcccatggctgaaaaaggttgctgaacccTGGTGTGGGATAACAATTTCTTGAAGTGGCATCCATtaacctccttgcaaacaaatcagactgAATCCTCAATAAACAGCTGATGTTATGTgacctccctgcaaactttgcacaaacaaatcagactgaatgctccataaacaacaacacaagcccTTCCCTATTACTATCCTGATCTCGTCCCCATCTATTGCATTTCCCTAGACTGAAGAAGTTAAGCACAATACAGGCTGCAGGGAAAACTGCTGTGATGACGATGACTGTAATGCATTGTAATACTATGGTTCCAGTCTCTTTTGATAAGTTTCATCCTCATTCCTGTCCCCTGAATGAAAACCACCTCCTCTCTTACCAGCAAAGAGAGTGAAGTTGTTGGCTCCTGGTTCTTCTTCCTTGTTCCTCCTTTGGGCATTTCTAGTTCTCTCTCTATTAATAGAAGGTGCAGACGCAGCCAGATTTCCTGAAGTTTCAGGcaaacatcacacacacatttcccaaggACTTCAGTGATTCCTCCGCAACCTTCCCTACCTCagtgtgtaaaaaggtaaagggtaaaggggccactgaccattaggtccagtcgcggatgactctggggttgcggcgctcatctcgctttactggccgagggagctggcgtaccgcttctgggtcatgtggccggcatgactaagccgcttctggcgaaccagagcagtgcacggaaacgccgtttaccttcctgccggtacctatttatctagttgcactttgatgtgcttttgaactgctaggttggcaggagctgggactgagcaatgggagctcaccccgtcgcggggattcgaaccgccaaaccttcttatcggcaagcccttggctctgtggtttaacccacatcaccacctgtgtcccgcttcctccacttgtgattccttgCAACTGATGctcaaaggcatactgcctccattcCTGAAGGTAGAGCAATGCCACCATGGCAAGTGGCCATTGAGCACCCTATCCTCCATGACTAACTTGCATTAATTCTTGACTAACATTGGCTCACCAAGGTCTCAGACAGACACCTTTACTATCATCGGATACATGGTACCTTTAATTGGTGATGCTAAGGGCTCTAGCTAGGAGCTTCTGCAAGCACAGTGGGTCCTATGGTATCTCCACTGCTGCCAGATGTTTAGCTCCACATTCAGGTCctcctttcatagaatcacagaactctgCAGCAGGTAATAACGTGGCACAGGGGTGGGAACACACAACACAATGTTACGTAATGTGTTTCCACTATGGGGAGAGAGAAGGATACTTTGCGCAGATGCGTGGAACGGTTGCTCTTTTTCTGCCAGCTCTGCCTAATCAAATTCATCTCACATTCTTCCCTTTGAAGGCAaaccagttttcaaatgttattCTAGACCGCCCTCTCTCAGATAGCAGAAGTACTGCAGTCATCTTTCCAGGTGCTTGTATTTGATTTGCATTTGGTTCTGGAGGACCATGCAGTGGAGAAAGGACTTCATATCGCATGGTTAAATGAAGTAGAACAAACTAAAGTTGAAATCTACATAGTTTTCCAGCGAGGTTTGATTATAGAATAGTTTCACAGTATGTGTGTCAAGGACACATCCCTTTTTGAAACTTTGCTTGAGAAATAAAATGCACAGatcttacaaaaaaaaattgggggggaggcATTAGGTATTTATGTAGAACTATGTGCTCTGTAAGCCACTTAGGCTCTTCCATATTGGAGGATGGAGTGACTGGATACAATATCAGACCCACTAAAAATAATGGCAGTTTCAATTCCCACCCTGCCCCAGGACCatctgttgattcaagccagcagagccagcgaagtccagaggaaattggccaccctccaggtgcccggcttgaatccttgttgacctccctgcctgcgactcccggcaagatcaaggcgaggtctttatcggcgattcttcccaacgtgaagaagaacacaccattcctccccctcccatcgccgggggggggggagagacagacagaaatatatttacatacttttattcctgtctttccagcaggacagagaaatcatgtctgtactctctcatcccaactgcagagagagaataactccacccatgtacttccagtacagggtcatgtgccactctgagctaacatccggtgctcagtgcactgaatagaccgtccctggttcccacggtacagtcccataacatcagcttcctgtttaccattccagccacctggagctcgcttctgcattgctcctttttcgtaacaccatCACATCAAACATCGACTACTGGAGTGTTAACTGCTGTGGATCTTTGGCAGTgtacacaccgtacatttaaagctcatgacTGCTCccaggaatcttgggaactgtagtttggaaagggatctgggaattgtagctctgtgaggagtcaactacagttcccaggattaatgggggaggggaagtcaAGGGCtttaaatctgctttaaatgtatggtgtgttcaCAGTCCATATCTCTGTCCAAGCTCTTAATTGAGGATTCATGCCTCTCCATGCCCACCTTGAAGTGTTCCAGAGGGCAGCAAGGTAGATCAGAAACTGCCCGCTCTCTGGGCCAACAGGGGTCCACAGAAGGGATCTGAGTCTTTGCATAAAGGCACTCCAGACCCAGTCCTGGAAGTCTAGCTTGTGGCTCCCCCTCTTGCCATACTCATCTGGAGTGCAACCAGAACAAAAACAATGGCATGTTGTGTTGCATTGTGCTGAAGCCCTTTTAGGAAATGCCAATGGAAAGATTGGGCATAGGAGCGCTAGTGCCACTGTGAGCCTTTCCTTTTAAAAGTTGAAAagtttaaaagagaaaaagagccACCAGTCATCTTTTTACATCTAAGCTTGAGTTGAGAAACCTCCTAGATGCTGTTGAACcccaactccaactcccatcagcctcagccagtatggcctaaggtcaaggattatgggagctgtatccCAGTGACATCTGGAAGGCTCTACACAACATTTCCGATCTAAGGCgggttgactggggctgatgggaactgaagttcaaAGCCTATGGAAGGAGCCAGGATGGCAAAGGCAGCCCACCTCTCTGAAGAGCCAAGCCCCTCAAcccactgatgggagctgtagtgtggatggccataggttccccatccctcctttcCATCACTGGAAGATTGGCTTGAAAAAGTTGGTTAATATTGTTATAGATTGGGTGTGGGACCATAGGAATTTATGAATTGTAGGATTTTGATGATTTcagatgtgaagggagaaatgcaaactgcagaggaattcctaggctagcctatgcaaacgacctggccaagctagggctattaagaaacaatacagagccactgagggccattggcaacgcaagagaactgtcctccccCGCCCcatgccctgaggtgtgaacagagacagggGTTTGGaaagttgccagggtaactgggcaTGATAGGAAAAGAGAGTTTTGAGCAAGGGTTGCTGGAGAAAAATGGACTTGCATCCattttgggcaggctggctgaaggctggttgCCCTGCTGTAGGGAACAaatccctcttgaaatgaccatgcagtAAGACtgggactccctccatgcagactgaaggtgtaaatcttaaagctatgacagtctccgtcatgtctcagttctccaaaggaccacagaccctgggtgagtgcctggaaccccatgaACTCTTGCCACCGCTTGGCAGAGGGGATGGGCACCTGACTTTTGtaacactattattattaccaccattaTTATCAACAACAGAACAactttttgaaggaaaaggagcaTACCTGTCAGCCTGTTTAGTGTCACCCAGAAATGTTCATCTGGACTGTAGGTATCTTTAGACCATTCAAGGAGATCAAGAGACCTCCGGTCGTTGAGGATGAAGTCTGCAAATTCCCTTGAAAGTGCAATGTAAGCAGAGCCAAAATAGATGGTCAGGTTGTGCGGAGCTGGTGATTTCCTCAGAAAAGTCCCCAGCATGAAGGAAAAGATGCTGTAAACCTGTTCTCGGTAGATGTATTTTGTCCTCGTAAGAATATGATGTGGAGGCAACACCCCAGGAGTGATGTTCTGCCCTTTGAACCTTTTCAGGTACCGAACTATCTCCTTGTTGGTTCTCAAGGGGAAATCTTGCCCACAAGCGTTGAGAAGGTATTTCCAGGGCACTTTGGATTTTACAAGATCCTTCATGCAGTTCAGATCAGCCTGGAGCCTCGATACCCCAGCATAAACCACCAGCTCCAATTTTGATGCAAGGAAAGCATTGGGGAAACAGCCTAGCAATTGCTCCACCTTTCTCTGAAATGCACGGGTGGCCTTCTTGTCCACGTGGACACAGTAGACATTTTGGGGCATATATATGGCCCTAAAGAGCCTCTCAAAAGTATCAAACTCTTTGTGCAGGGTTATCACGTAGGCTAAAGGAAAGGCAGCTTCTTCTGCAGAGAGGGGTCTGGTAATGTAGTGGCTTTGGGTCACGTAATCACTGCAGTTGGGTTCCCCAAAGGATGTCTTCAGCATCTTTCGGGGTGAGAAGTGCTTTTTTCCTTCAGTAATAGCTTTGCAAGTTTCTGCTAAGAACGAGGTGGCCGACTGGTTGAATCTCCTTGGAATGTTTTCATTCGATAGTCTTGAGGTGTAGAATAGGATGGAGAGGAAAACCGCAAAGATGAAAAGAGTCAGAATGGGGCGCATTTGTGAATTCATGGCCGCTGCTGAAAATGCTGGGTAAAACAAAGAAGATACATAGCATTAAAGTTGGTGGttttaaaaataggaaaaaaggagaaatgggtccccaaattaATGTTTGGTCTAAAGGTGCAGTAAAAGATTAAATATTACTGATACCATACATTTAACGCATAGTTAAAGGATGtaaatcacacacagagagaaaacaataatgggaattgtagtttacccctcacatagctataattcccatcaccctcaataaactacagttcccattatttatttatttttttgggggggagtcatgtgcttgaaatgtatggacttacagtgcaatcctaacctgtgttctcagatgtaagtcccactgaattcagtggggcttctccCAGGCAAGGTGAGACAGCCTCAACAGCTAAAGAAACCACAAATGCCACCTGGGTGGTTACTTAGATGGGCTATCAACGCCTTTTGTCATCGGCTTGGCTTATCCCTGGCTAGCTACCTGCTCCTaaactgaatgcaacagcacttgGCTTAGTTTTAACAAACCAGACTTTCCTTACTTCGTGAATTTATGAGTTTGCTCAAATTCTAGCTCTTTACCGACTCTAGAGATTATGGCGAGTCTGCCCCTCTCCCAAAGGGGAGATATACAGATATACGTAACAAGATATACAGTTTGTTCTGGGAAATCAAGCCCTGATACAGTCCTCTCTATTTGCCCTCAGTTCTTTGTACTGACCCCCACCATCAACAAACAGAGTAGCTGATCCAGCAGTTTGCACACTTGCTTGTTTAGCTGCAAACCTGAGCACAGAGCGTATATTTCAACCTGCTTTTTACAAACATTCCACTGAGACTTGTCACTGATTCCCCACTGAGTCACCAAAAGAGCCATACATAGCTGAGTAAGTCACTTCTTACACCAAGAATCCAAAGCTGCAGCACAGGACAAGGGCACATgaaggcgggggtggggggagattctCATGGGTCCATGCTGTTGTATTTGAGTGAATGGGTGGCATGCATGCAGGGCTGGTTTTAGGACCAATTGACCCTAAATTTCCCTGGGGTGCCAGGCTTGCGtgggcgcgcgcacacacacacatgctgtgtAGGCTATCTACTTAAATATCTAGTCAACAGTTGAAACAAATAATACAAACAGTTAATCTGATCCTggcctgaatttttaaaaaataataataaatcatgtcTGCAAATCATGCATCCCAGTCATGAACTGGAAAGCAAATACATTTGTAAAAAAGAAGCTCTACAAAAGTtgaaatcgccttctaaatccggcccacagacagtccagggaatcagcatgtttttacatgagtagaatgtgtccttttatttaaaatgcatctctgcgttatttgtggggcataggaattcgttcatcccaccccccaaaatagtccagccccctacaaggtctgagggacagtggactggccccctgctgaaaaagtttgctgactcctggtctaGGACCAGCCTGTCAGcacttgttgtttgtttgtttgtttgtttgtatgaaaGTGAGCCTGTGGAATTGGAAAAGATGGTCAGAAGTAAGCACTTACCATCCAGAGAGCCAGTCATGGAGCAGAGTGACCAGCAGAAAAGGACCCTTGAGCAGGCCTAGCCCCTTTCAGGAATTTGGTGAGGGGAGAGTCAGTTATTTGTCAACAGAGTAGTGGTGGTAGGAATGCTGCATCCCAAAGTGGAACAGAaagcaagagggagggagggagcgcagAAGAGCACGGTGGACAGAAAAACAGGAGATCAAGCTAGAGGAGCTGGAAGAACCAGCTAATGGGACAGAACTGGAATCTTTGCCTGCTCTCTTCCCCTCAGGCACCCTCTTGGTGGTTAGTATGGTTCTAACCAACCTGAAGAGATGGCCTCCAACCTGCCCACTCACCCACACCCATTCAAGATCTCTGTTTCTTTCACATGCCCTTAAACCAAAGGCTCCAGTATGCACAGGTTGTAAATTAAAATGAATTTATGTGAGAAAGGAGATATGCAAATGGATAGAACTTGAATgtctggaagcagagcagaggcaTTCTTACCTAAGTGGAATCTCCCAAACCCAGGAGAATGCTAGCAACGGATAGGAGCAATCTTATCAGAGTACAAATTACTCAGCAGTAGAAGAGGTGGCCAGGAAGCCTGGGTGGGACACCAAAACGAAGAAGTGCCTTAGAATGGAGATTTTATCTGGCAAGTATGAggtgaatggtcaggggtccctttacctttttgagGTGGCAAAATGCATTGCAGAGCCCAAATGCCTTGAGCAGAAGTTGCTATTTCCAAAGCCACTTGTTTGCAACTTGCTTCACTTCATctttatttgtaaaaaaatatttatatacaagATGTTCACAGGAAAGGAAGTGTGGGATTGCCCTGCcatgctgcagtcctgtgcagGCTGACTTGGAAGTAAAGCCAACTGAACACAGTGAGTAAGCACACACAGCATTATGCCATTACGGGAGCTTCAGACATGCAAATACACGTATAAAAACTTACAGCTCCTGGAATTACGGTAAGTGTGCACCTGCCCTGTCTCCTTTTTCCCACCATGCTGACAACATTTCATTCCCTTAAGTCGCATCAATGACAATTAATGTACTatcattattttttcattttgttatcaTCCCATTAGTGTTACTGTAGCATGTTGATAAAAATACTACACTGCAGCAACTACAGAGTGTTAGTATACCACTTACTGGTATATTCTTAGGTTGTGTACATGAGCTGTGTAAGATTCCCAGGTTTTTGACTGCCTATCTAATATCTGATTACATATTGTGAAACCAGTTTTTCCCACACTCCCATGGAGAATAGAGAAATCATATTTCCCAAAAGAAGGGCAGTTCTCTTCAGCTTTATTGGTTGCttgtttcctcccctccccttctaaaACAGTGCCCCACATTCTCTTCCTCTGACAAAACTCAGAAATACTCTCCCTATTTACCCTCCCTCCTGGCTATATCCATTTGAaaaggagtttttaaaaaatggtttctttgGTTGTGCAGGTTCTGCCTG carries:
- the GCNT2 gene encoding N-acetyllactosaminide beta-1,6-N-acetylglucosaminyl-transferase isoform X2, translating into MTGSLDAFSAAAMNSQMRPILTLFIFAVFLSILFYTSRLSNENIPRRFNQSATSFLAETCKAITEGKKHFSPRKMLKTSFGEPNCSDYVTQSHYITRPLSAEEAAFPLAYVITLHKEFDTFERLFRAIYMPQNVYCVHVDKKATRAFQRKVEQLLGCFPNAFLASKLELVVYAGVSRLQADLNCMKDLVKSKVPWKYLLNACGQDFPLRTNKEIVRYLKRFKGQNITPGVLPPHHILTRTKYIYREQVYSIFSFMLGTFLRKSPAPHNLTIYFGSAYIALSREFADFILNDRRSLDLLEWSKDTYSPDEHFWVTLNRLTGVPGSMPDGRWEGDLRAVKWSNDETKHGGCHGRYVRAICIYGTGDLKWLLKSKSLFANKFELETYPPTVECLELSVRERTLNQSEIPVEPSWYL
- the GCNT2 gene encoding N-acetyllactosaminide beta-1,6-N-acetylglucosaminyl-transferase isoform X3 gives rise to the protein MNSQMRPILTLFIFAVFLSILFYTSRLSNENIPRRFNQSATSFLAETCKAITEGKKHFSPRKMLKTSFGEPNCSDYVTQSHYITRPLSAEEAAFPLAYVITLHKEFDTFERLFRAIYMPQNVYCVHVDKKATRAFQRKVEQLLGCFPNAFLASKLELVVYAGVSRLQADLNCMKDLVKSKVPWKYLLNACGQDFPLRTNKEIVRYLKRFKGQNITPGVLPPHHILTRTKYIYREQVYSIFSFMLGTFLRKSPAPHNLTIYFGSAYIALSREFADFILNDRRSLDLLEWSKDTYSPDEHFWVTLNRLTGVPGSMPDGRWEGDLRAVKWSNDETKHGGCHGRYVRAICIYGTGDLKWLLKSKSLFANKFELETYPPTVECLELSVRERTLNQSEIPVEPSWYL